The following are from one region of the Kwoniella dendrophila CBS 6074 chromosome 6, complete sequence genome:
- a CDS encoding dTDP-4-dehydrorhamnose reductase, which yields MKKTVVVTGASGLLGRAVVHQFQDRGDEVIKLANSRAKKDASYTKLDLMDKEAVNGFFQTHPKIDGAAERRPDVAEADPEKAAKINAEVPAHLAALANQRKFLLIYISTDYVFNGKNPPYEVGDQPDPLQMYGRQKLDGEKAVLAEREKGAQVTVLRVPILYGKTEYNAESAVNILKDVVEDQSGKTYKMDAYQVRFPTNVDDIGRILYDLSHLDKSLPAILHYATPAPALTKYDMTETISKHLDLPIKHVEKDTNKPGPNATPRPENTQLSTKALKDLGIDVGESKSFDEWWKDYIEETK from the exons ATGAAGAAGACAGTAGTAGTAACAG GTGCTTCAGGTTTACTTGGTAGAGCAGTGGTTCACCAATTTCAGGATCGAGGAGATGAAG TAATCAAGCTGGCAAATTCCCGAGCCAAGAAAGATGCATCTTACACTAAacttgatttgatggataaagaagctgttaATGGTTTCTTTCAAACTCATCCAAAAATAGATG GTGCAGCGGAAAGGAGACCtgatgtagctgaagct GATCCAGAAAAGGCAGCCAAA ATTAACGCAGAGGTACCAGCACATTTAGCAGCACTCGCAAATCAACGTAAATTTTTACTAATATACATTTCAACAGATTATGTATTCAATGGTAAAAA TCCCCCTTACGAAGTAGGTGATCAACCTGATCCACTACAAATGTACGGTAGACAGAAATTGgatggtgaaaaagctgtTTTGGCAGAAAGGGAGAAGGGTGCACAAGTCACTGTATTGAGGGTACCTATTTT GTATGGTAAAACTGAATACAATGCTGAATCAGCCGTGAACATTTTAAAGGATG TCGTGGAAGATCAATCTGGCAAAACGTATAAAATGGATGCATATCAAGTCAGGTTCCCTacaaatgttgatgatatcgGTAGAATTCTATATGATTTATCTC ATCTCGATAAATCATTACCTGCCATACTTCATTACGcaacacctgcaccagcatTAACTAAATACGATATGACTGAAACCATCTCCAAACACCTggatttacctataaaacATGTCGAGAAAGATACCAATAAACCTGGACCAAACGCTACTCCACGTCCTGAGAATACACAATTATCCACGAAAGCTCTCaaagatttaggtatagatgTTGGAGAGAGTAAAAGTTTCGATGAGTGGTGGAAAGATTATATTGAAGAAACGAAGTAA